One genomic segment of Occultella kanbiaonis includes these proteins:
- a CDS encoding PadR family transcriptional regulator yields MTYHDDSHISGARGRRGRGVPGESRARRDGYGDAFEPGQMPDYLAGRGFGPRRRRGGRGPIPEGAGAPDFAGGPHRGHRGHGRGRRGPRPRGDVRAAILLLLAEEPRHGYQLIQEIGERSSGAWTPSPGSIYPTLQALEDEGLLTIENIEGRRTAALTEAGRTYVEENRASLGTPWEVGGPDAALAVRRSMMAFMDAAKQVVRVGDAAQQQAAVAILDGARKDLYRVLAEDSEAADTDTDS; encoded by the coding sequence ATGACTTACCACGATGACTCACACATCAGCGGCGCCCGTGGGCGCCGAGGCCGGGGTGTTCCCGGCGAATCCCGCGCCCGTCGCGACGGTTACGGCGACGCGTTCGAACCCGGGCAGATGCCCGACTACCTCGCCGGCCGAGGCTTCGGTCCGCGCCGGCGCCGCGGTGGACGTGGCCCGATCCCCGAAGGCGCCGGTGCGCCGGACTTCGCGGGCGGACCGCACCGCGGCCACCGTGGCCATGGCCGCGGCCGCCGCGGGCCACGTCCGCGTGGCGACGTCCGCGCCGCGATCCTGCTCCTCCTGGCGGAGGAGCCGCGGCACGGCTACCAGCTGATCCAGGAGATCGGCGAGCGCAGCTCCGGAGCGTGGACGCCGAGCCCCGGCTCCATCTACCCGACGCTGCAGGCACTCGAGGATGAGGGATTGCTCACCATCGAGAACATCGAGGGCCGGCGCACCGCGGCACTGACCGAGGCGGGCCGGACGTACGTCGAGGAGAACCGGGCGTCGCTCGGCACGCCCTGGGAGGTCGGTGGCCCCGATGCCGCGCTGGCCGTCCGCCGCAGCATGATGGCCTTCATGGATGCCGCGAAGCAGGTGGTCCGGGTCGGTGACGCCGCGCAGCAGCAGGCTGCCGTCGCGATCCTGGACGGCGCTCGCAAGGACCTCTACCGGGTCCTCGCCGAGGACTCCGAGGCCGCCGACACCGACACGGACTCGTAA
- the dapB gene encoding 4-hydroxy-tetrahydrodipicolinate reductase, translating into MPNTPNTAAAPLTIALLGAAGRMGSTVCDAIESAGDLVLGPRLDVGDDVALLAGSGATVAVDFTVPSATEANVHALIDAGLHAVVGTTGWTEESLGRVRTHLAEDGRGLGVLIAPNFALSAVLAMRFAAQAARFFESAEVIELHHPNKVDAPSGTAVHTARAIAAARAQAGLAAGPDATETALDGARGAVVDGVHVHAVRLRGLVAHEEVLFGNPGEQLTIRTDSFERSSFMPGVLLAVRAVVEHPGLTVGLDGYLDLG; encoded by the coding sequence ATGCCGAACACGCCGAATACTGCCGCCGCGCCCCTGACGATCGCCCTCCTCGGCGCTGCCGGGCGGATGGGATCGACCGTCTGCGACGCCATCGAGAGCGCCGGCGACCTCGTCCTCGGCCCCCGGCTCGACGTCGGCGACGACGTGGCGCTCCTGGCCGGCAGCGGGGCCACCGTGGCCGTGGACTTCACCGTGCCGTCCGCCACCGAGGCGAACGTGCACGCCCTCATCGACGCCGGTCTGCACGCCGTGGTCGGGACCACCGGCTGGACCGAGGAGTCCCTGGGACGGGTGCGCACCCACCTCGCCGAGGACGGTCGCGGGCTCGGCGTTCTGATCGCTCCGAACTTCGCGCTCTCCGCGGTGCTCGCGATGCGGTTCGCGGCCCAGGCGGCCCGCTTCTTCGAGTCCGCGGAGGTCATCGAGCTGCACCACCCGAACAAGGTGGACGCGCCGTCCGGGACGGCCGTGCACACGGCCCGCGCGATCGCTGCCGCCCGCGCTCAGGCCGGCCTCGCAGCCGGCCCGGACGCCACCGAGACCGCCCTCGACGGCGCCCGCGGCGCCGTGGTGGACGGCGTGCACGTGCACGCCGTGCGACTGCGCGGCCTGGTCGCGCACGAGGAGGTCCTGTTCGGCAACCCGGGGGAACAGCTGACGATCCGCACGGACAGTTTCGAGCGGTCCTCGTTCATGCCGGGCGTGCTCCTCGCCGTTCGCGCCGTGGTCGAGCACCCGGGCCTGACCGTCGGCCTGGACGGGTACCTGGACCTCGGCTGA
- the rpsO gene encoding 30S ribosomal protein S15: MALDVAVKSQIIAEYATHEGDTGSPEVQIALLSRRIKDLTEHFKEHKHDHHSRRGLLLLVGQRRRLLGYLRDVDIERYRSLIERLGLRR; this comes from the coding sequence GTGGCCCTCGATGTCGCAGTCAAGTCGCAGATCATTGCCGAATACGCCACCCACGAGGGTGACACCGGCTCCCCTGAGGTCCAGATCGCGCTGCTCTCGCGGCGGATCAAGGACCTGACCGAGCACTTCAAGGAGCACAAGCACGACCACCACTCGCGTCGTGGCCTGCTGCTCCTGGTCGGCCAGCGCCGTCGCCTCCTCGGCTACCTGCGCGACGTCGACATCGAGCGTTACCGCTCGCTCATCGAACGTCTCGGCCTGCGCCGATAG
- a CDS encoding M16 family metallopeptidase has protein sequence MRDVSELILGPAGSPGTEITVETGAGAVVRRSVLPGGIRVLTEAMPGQRSAAIGAWVAVGSRDETDGHHGSTHFLEHLLFKGTPSRDAMEIASAFDAVGGEANAATGKEHTCYYARVLDADLPMATDVILDMVTSATLDPDDFDSEREVILEELAMNEDDPVDVAHERFSALVFGDHPLGRPIGGTPESIRAVPRDAVHEHYRRTYTPSELVVTAAGGVDHDTLCEAVTRAVAAGGWSLDPAAAPAPRRSPTTNGLDLLPVQGSAATVRRGTEQANIILGGLGPVAGDDRRFVLSVLNAVLGGSMSSRLFQEIREKRGLAYSVYSFASGYAETGAFGLYAGCAPGKVAQVVELLDAEWARLATTVMDDDELARGIGQMSGGLVLGLEDSGSRMSRLGRAEITMGEFVGLDETLARIRSVTAEQIRDLAAELYAAARHLVVVGPFEEDVAATAFGALPTAA, from the coding sequence ATGCGTGACGTGTCAGAACTGATCCTCGGCCCGGCGGGATCGCCGGGTACGGAGATCACCGTGGAGACCGGAGCCGGCGCCGTCGTGCGCCGCTCCGTGCTCCCCGGTGGGATCCGGGTGCTGACCGAGGCCATGCCCGGTCAGCGCTCGGCCGCGATCGGTGCCTGGGTGGCCGTCGGTTCTCGTGACGAGACCGACGGCCACCACGGCTCCACGCATTTCCTCGAACACCTGCTGTTCAAGGGCACGCCCTCCCGCGACGCGATGGAGATCGCCTCGGCGTTCGACGCCGTCGGCGGCGAGGCGAACGCCGCGACCGGCAAGGAGCACACCTGCTACTACGCGCGGGTGCTCGACGCGGACCTGCCGATGGCGACCGACGTCATCCTCGACATGGTCACCTCCGCGACGCTCGACCCCGACGACTTCGACAGCGAGCGCGAGGTCATCCTCGAGGAACTCGCGATGAACGAGGACGACCCCGTCGACGTCGCACACGAGCGCTTCTCGGCCCTCGTCTTCGGGGACCACCCGCTCGGCCGTCCGATCGGGGGCACCCCGGAGAGCATCCGTGCGGTGCCAAGGGATGCCGTCCACGAGCACTACCGGCGCACCTACACGCCGTCCGAGCTCGTGGTCACCGCCGCCGGTGGGGTCGACCACGACACGCTCTGCGAGGCCGTCACACGCGCCGTCGCTGCGGGCGGCTGGTCTCTGGACCCGGCGGCCGCGCCGGCCCCGCGCCGCAGCCCGACCACCAACGGTCTGGACCTGCTCCCGGTGCAGGGCTCCGCCGCGACCGTGCGGCGCGGCACGGAGCAGGCCAACATCATTCTCGGCGGACTCGGCCCGGTGGCCGGAGACGATCGGCGCTTCGTGCTCTCCGTGCTGAACGCGGTCCTGGGCGGTTCGATGAGTTCACGCCTGTTCCAGGAGATCCGCGAGAAGCGCGGACTCGCGTACTCGGTCTACTCGTTCGCCTCGGGCTACGCCGAGACCGGCGCCTTCGGCCTCTACGCCGGCTGCGCGCCGGGCAAGGTGGCGCAGGTCGTCGAACTCCTCGACGCCGAGTGGGCCCGCCTGGCCACGACGGTGATGGACGACGACGAGCTCGCTCGGGGCATCGGTCAGATGTCCGGTGGACTCGTCCTCGGCCTCGAGGACTCCGGCTCCCGGATGTCGCGCCTCGGTCGCGCCGAGATCACGATGGGCGAGTTCGTCGGCCTCGACGAGACCCTCGCGCGGATCCGGTCGGTGACCGCCGAGCAGATCCGGGACCTCGCCGCGGAACTGTACGCGGCGGCGCGGCACCTGGTCGTCGTCGGCCCGTTCGAGGAGGACGTCGCGGCCACCGCGTTCGGGGCTCTGCCGACGGCTGCCTGA
- a CDS encoding bifunctional riboflavin kinase/FAD synthetase: MRRWNGITEIPADLTASVLTIGNFDGVHLGHRAVLAEVVAAARAEGVPAVAVTFDPHPATVHRPESAPTLLTGLDDRLALMAQTGLDAVLVVGYTEEFARQAPEEFVRRYFVQALHARRVVIGEDIRFGWGNVGDRTTMTELGRRLGFEVEVVHDVAEPGERRWSSTWVRELLAEGDCAGVTRVLGRPHRMRGVVVHGEARGREMGFPTANLDTGATGTIPADGVYAGWLVRYPGAPEEVSLPAAVSIGTNPTFDGVQRRVEAHVLGRTDLDLYDEEVVVEFVRRLRPTLRYEGMAALIEQMRQDVIAAADVLGVPHPAQLPASGSATH, from the coding sequence GTGCGGCGCTGGAACGGCATCACGGAGATTCCTGCGGATCTGACCGCGAGCGTGCTCACCATCGGCAATTTCGACGGCGTCCACCTCGGGCACCGCGCGGTGCTCGCCGAGGTGGTGGCCGCGGCGCGCGCCGAGGGGGTTCCGGCCGTTGCGGTCACCTTCGACCCCCACCCCGCCACGGTGCACCGGCCCGAGAGCGCGCCGACGCTGCTGACGGGGCTCGACGACCGGTTGGCGCTGATGGCGCAGACCGGACTGGACGCCGTCCTGGTCGTCGGCTACACGGAGGAGTTCGCCCGGCAGGCGCCGGAGGAGTTCGTGCGCCGCTACTTCGTGCAGGCGCTGCACGCGCGCCGCGTCGTGATCGGCGAGGACATCCGCTTCGGCTGGGGCAACGTGGGGGACCGCACCACGATGACCGAGCTGGGCCGTCGCCTGGGGTTCGAGGTCGAGGTGGTCCACGACGTCGCCGAGCCGGGGGAGCGGCGCTGGTCCTCCACCTGGGTCCGGGAACTGCTCGCCGAGGGCGACTGCGCGGGTGTGACCCGCGTCCTCGGGCGGCCGCACCGGATGCGTGGGGTCGTCGTCCACGGCGAGGCCCGTGGGCGTGAGATGGGGTTCCCGACGGCGAACCTCGACACCGGCGCGACCGGCACCATCCCCGCCGACGGCGTGTACGCGGGCTGGCTCGTGCGGTACCCGGGCGCGCCGGAGGAGGTCTCGTTGCCAGCGGCCGTCTCGATCGGCACGAACCCCACCTTCGACGGTGTCCAGCGCCGGGTGGAGGCCCATGTGCTCGGCCGCACCGACCTGGACCTCTACGACGAGGAGGTCGTGGTGGAGTTCGTGCGCCGGCTGCGTCCGACGCTTCGTTACGAGGGGATGGCAGCGCTCATCGAGCAGATGCGCCAGGACGTCATCGCCGCCGCCGACGTGCTCGGCGTGCCCCACCCGGCCCAGCTGCCGGCCTCCGGGTCCGCCACGCACTGA
- a CDS encoding TetR/AcrR family transcriptional regulator, producing MNSDEAPATESARRMNRVERREQILAAAIVAFAEGGYAGTTTDQVARVAGVSQPYVVRLFGTKADLFVEVFDHVAGQILERFERVAPGPDAKQRMADAYTDLIGDPNRLRVLMHGFVVGAEPAAVGTRAREVLGRVFELYRSRTGADVEAARTFVATGMLLNVLSALEAPRHVDEDENLAALVECSIGRIAQGTR from the coding sequence ATGAATTCCGACGAGGCTCCTGCGACCGAGAGCGCCCGCCGCATGAACCGGGTCGAGCGGCGCGAACAGATCCTTGCCGCGGCCATCGTTGCGTTCGCGGAGGGCGGCTACGCCGGCACGACCACCGATCAGGTGGCACGGGTCGCCGGGGTCTCGCAGCCCTACGTCGTGCGGCTGTTCGGCACGAAGGCCGACCTCTTCGTCGAGGTGTTCGACCACGTCGCAGGCCAGATCCTCGAACGGTTCGAGCGGGTCGCGCCGGGTCCGGATGCGAAGCAGCGGATGGCGGACGCCTACACCGACCTCATCGGGGACCCGAACCGGCTCCGGGTCCTCATGCACGGCTTCGTGGTCGGCGCCGAACCTGCTGCCGTCGGCACGCGCGCCCGTGAGGTCCTTGGCCGCGTGTTCGAGCTCTACCGCAGCCGCACCGGCGCAGACGTGGAGGCGGCCCGGACGTTCGTGGCGACCGGGATGCTGCTCAACGTGCTCTCCGCGCTCGAGGCGCCCCGGCACGTGGACGAGGACGAGAACCTGGCCGCGCTGGTCGAGTGCTCGATCGGCCGGATCGCGCAGGGCACCCGATGA
- a CDS encoding polyribonucleotide nucleotidyltransferase gives MEGPEIQFAEAVINNGSFGTRTVRFETGRLAKQSGGAAVAYLDEDTMLLSTTTAGKYPKDQFDFFPLTVDVEERQYAAGKIPGSFFRREGRPSTEAILACRLIDRPLRPLFVKGLRNEVQVVETILAIHPDDSYDILAINAASMSTQLSGLPFSGPVGAVRIALIDGQWVAFPRYSETERAVFSMVVAGRAVTVADGTTDVAIAMIEAEATDNAWTLIKEQGVGAPTEEVVAQGLEAAKPFIKVLVEAQQDLATRAAKEVQEFPLFPDYQPDAYAAVEAEVGQALSDALAIAGKQERESRIDEIKDAMVGALQNGFDGREKELSAAYRAVTKKLIRQRILTDGFRIDGRGLRDIRTLSAEVEVLPRVHGSALFERGETQILGVTTLNMLKMEQQLDTLSPQTRKRYMHNYNFPPYSTGETGRVGSPKRREIGHGALAERAIMPVLPSREEFPYAIRQVSEALGSNGSTSMGSVCASTLSLLNAGVPLRAPVAGIAMGLVSDTVDGETRYAALTDILGAEDAFGDMDFKVAGTREFVTAIQLDTKLDGIPASVLGGALTQAREARLHILDVMAEAIDTPDEMAPTAPRVITVQVPVSKIGEVIGPKGKMINQIQEDTGADISIEDDGTVFIGATDGPSAEAARQAINAIANPQMPEVGERFVGTVVKTTSFGAFVSLSPGKDGLLHISQVRRLVGGKRVENVEDVLSVGQKVEVELAEIDPRGKLSLHAVIAEDDAEKSESAPADA, from the coding sequence ATGGAGGGTCCCGAGATTCAGTTCGCCGAAGCCGTCATCAACAACGGCAGTTTCGGCACGCGCACGGTCCGCTTCGAGACGGGTCGTCTCGCCAAGCAGTCCGGCGGCGCCGCCGTCGCGTACCTCGACGAGGACACGATGTTGCTGTCGACCACGACGGCCGGCAAGTACCCCAAGGACCAGTTCGACTTCTTCCCGCTGACGGTGGACGTCGAGGAGCGCCAGTACGCCGCCGGGAAGATCCCCGGCTCGTTCTTCCGCCGTGAGGGCCGTCCCTCGACCGAGGCGATCCTGGCCTGCCGCCTGATCGACCGGCCGCTGCGTCCGCTCTTCGTCAAGGGCCTGCGCAACGAGGTCCAGGTCGTCGAGACGATCCTCGCGATCCACCCCGACGACTCCTACGACATCCTCGCGATCAACGCCGCGTCGATGTCCACCCAGCTCTCCGGCCTGCCGTTCTCCGGCCCGGTCGGGGCGGTCCGGATCGCCCTGATCGACGGTCAGTGGGTCGCCTTCCCGCGCTACAGCGAGACCGAGCGCGCCGTGTTCTCCATGGTCGTCGCCGGCCGCGCGGTGACCGTCGCCGACGGCACCACCGACGTCGCGATCGCGATGATCGAGGCCGAGGCCACCGACAACGCCTGGACGCTCATCAAGGAGCAGGGTGTCGGCGCCCCGACCGAAGAGGTCGTCGCGCAGGGCCTGGAGGCAGCGAAGCCCTTCATCAAGGTGCTCGTCGAGGCCCAGCAGGACCTCGCCACCCGAGCCGCGAAGGAGGTGCAGGAGTTCCCGCTGTTCCCCGACTACCAGCCCGACGCCTACGCCGCCGTGGAGGCCGAGGTCGGCCAGGCGCTGTCCGACGCCCTCGCCATCGCCGGCAAGCAGGAGCGCGAGAGCCGGATCGACGAGATCAAGGACGCCATGGTCGGCGCCCTCCAGAACGGTTTCGACGGTCGCGAGAAGGAACTCTCCGCTGCCTACCGCGCGGTCACCAAGAAGCTGATCCGCCAGCGCATCCTCACCGACGGCTTCCGGATCGACGGGCGTGGGCTGCGGGACATCCGCACCCTCTCCGCCGAGGTCGAGGTACTGCCCCGCGTGCACGGTTCGGCGCTGTTCGAGCGCGGCGAGACCCAGATCCTTGGTGTCACGACGCTGAACATGCTGAAGATGGAGCAGCAGCTCGACACGCTGTCCCCGCAGACGCGCAAGCGCTACATGCACAACTACAACTTCCCGCCCTACTCGACCGGTGAGACCGGCCGGGTGGGCAGCCCGAAGCGGCGCGAGATCGGCCACGGCGCCCTCGCCGAGCGCGCGATCATGCCGGTGCTGCCGAGCCGCGAGGAGTTCCCGTACGCGATCCGTCAGGTGTCCGAGGCTCTCGGCTCCAACGGGTCGACGTCCATGGGTTCCGTGTGCGCCTCGACCCTGTCCCTGCTGAACGCCGGGGTGCCGCTGCGCGCGCCCGTCGCCGGCATCGCGATGGGCCTGGTCTCGGACACCGTTGACGGGGAGACCCGCTACGCGGCGCTCACCGACATCCTTGGCGCCGAGGACGCGTTCGGCGACATGGACTTCAAGGTCGCCGGTACCCGCGAGTTCGTCACCGCGATCCAGCTCGACACCAAGCTCGACGGCATCCCCGCCTCCGTGCTCGGTGGTGCGCTCACCCAGGCCCGCGAGGCCCGGCTGCACATCCTGGACGTCATGGCCGAGGCCATCGACACCCCGGACGAGATGGCCCCGACGGCGCCGCGCGTGATCACCGTCCAGGTCCCGGTATCCAAGATCGGCGAGGTCATCGGGCCGAAGGGCAAGATGATCAACCAGATCCAGGAGGACACCGGCGCCGACATCTCCATCGAGGACGACGGCACCGTGTTCATCGGCGCGACGGACGGCCCCTCGGCCGAGGCCGCGCGTCAGGCGATCAATGCGATCGCCAACCCGCAGATGCCCGAGGTGGGCGAGCGGTTCGTGGGCACGGTCGTCAAGACGACCTCCTTCGGCGCGTTCGTGTCGCTGTCCCCGGGCAAGGACGGGCTGCTGCACATCTCCCAGGTGCGCCGCCTCGTCGGTGGCAAGCGGGTGGAGAACGTCGAGGACGTGCTGTCCGTGGGTCAGAAGGTCGAGGTCGAACTGGCCGAGATCGACCCGCGCGGCAAGCTCTCGCTGCACGCCGTCATCGCAGAGGACGACGCCGAGAAGTCGGAGTCCGCGCCTGCGGATGCGTGA
- a CDS encoding sigma-70 family RNA polymerase sigma factor, giving the protein MSTTRAVDADFAEIIAPFEREIFAHCYRMMGSVHDAEDLAQETMLRAWRGYARFAGASSVRTWIHKIATNTCLSALESRQRRPLPTGLGAPSTAPDAPLVEQDILWLEPAPDGALGHDDPGDVAESRESVRLAFVAALQLLPPRQRAVLILRDVLAWRAAEVAEATGQSVAAVNSLLQRAREKVAQAAPTREDALEPHSAAERELLARYVDGFERYDIAGLVELFTADAVWEMPPFEGWYSGPENIGELIATQCPATGPGDMLLVPTRANGQPAYGLYMRGDDGRHHPFHLHVVECSGGGVRHVAAFFDTSLFETFGLPPVVDAPTA; this is encoded by the coding sequence ATGTCAACGACGCGAGCTGTCGATGCCGATTTCGCCGAGATCATCGCACCCTTCGAGCGCGAGATCTTCGCCCACTGCTACCGGATGATGGGCTCGGTCCACGATGCCGAGGACCTCGCCCAGGAGACGATGCTGCGCGCGTGGCGCGGCTACGCCCGGTTCGCCGGAGCCTCCTCGGTGCGGACCTGGATCCACAAGATCGCGACGAACACGTGCCTGTCCGCACTGGAGTCACGGCAGCGTCGACCGCTGCCGACCGGGCTCGGCGCACCGAGCACTGCGCCCGACGCGCCGTTGGTGGAACAGGACATTCTCTGGCTCGAGCCGGCCCCGGACGGTGCGCTCGGTCACGACGACCCGGGGGACGTGGCCGAGTCCCGGGAGTCGGTGCGACTCGCCTTCGTGGCCGCGCTGCAGCTGCTCCCGCCGCGCCAGCGCGCCGTGCTGATCCTGCGGGACGTCCTGGCCTGGCGGGCCGCCGAGGTGGCCGAGGCGACCGGTCAGAGCGTCGCCGCCGTGAACTCCCTGCTGCAGCGGGCCCGGGAGAAGGTGGCGCAGGCCGCGCCGACTCGAGAGGACGCGCTCGAGCCCCACTCCGCTGCCGAGCGGGAGCTCCTGGCGCGCTACGTGGACGGGTTCGAGCGCTACGACATCGCGGGTCTGGTGGAACTGTTCACCGCGGACGCGGTCTGGGAGATGCCGCCGTTCGAGGGCTGGTACTCCGGTCCCGAGAACATCGGTGAGCTCATCGCGACCCAGTGCCCGGCCACCGGACCGGGGGACATGCTCCTGGTACCCACCCGGGCGAACGGGCAGCCCGCCTACGGGCTCTACATGCGCGGCGATGACGGCCGTCATCACCCGTTCCACCTCCACGTGGTCGAATGCTCCGGTGGGGGAGTGCGGCACGTCGCCGCGTTCTTCGACACCTCACTGTTCGAGACGTTCGGACTCCCGCCGGTGGTGGACGCCCCGACCGCCTGA
- a CDS encoding MFS transporter, producing MTTTLVRDDPAGTPTTARRAPVWLALLAASLPMFMATLDNLVMTGALPVIAAELHPSVEQLQWFVNAYTLAFATFMIPAATLGDRLGRRGIFLAGIVVFTLGSVAAALSGSSEALIAARALQGVGAAAILPLSLTLLADAVPDHRRPLAIGVWGGVSGLGIAIGPLVGGAVVEGVNWAAIFWLNVPVAAVAIPLVLRGLRATKGRRQRLDLPGLLLAGTGILVGVWAIVDANDAGWSSVRIIAMLAAAVVLLVLFVLRQARTDHPLVPLRLYRLRSFSAANAAAFTFSLGMFGAVFLLTQFLQISQGFSPLEAGVRTLPWTAAPMLVAPLAGALAGRIGARPLVVTGLALQTVALGWMAWGIHTDPSVYAALVPAFVLAGLGMGLTFAPLSTAVLAEVAQSERATASSVNSTMREIGVTLGVAVLTAVFLGAGGGFEPDTYASGLVPALAVGAATLAVATGVSMFLPRHRRG from the coding sequence GTGACAACCACCCTGGTTCGCGACGACCCGGCCGGCACACCGACGACCGCCCGCCGGGCGCCCGTCTGGCTCGCGCTGCTCGCGGCCTCCCTGCCGATGTTCATGGCGACGCTCGACAACCTCGTGATGACCGGTGCGCTGCCCGTCATCGCCGCCGAGCTGCACCCTTCCGTCGAGCAGTTGCAGTGGTTCGTGAACGCGTACACGCTCGCGTTCGCGACGTTCATGATCCCGGCGGCAACGCTCGGCGACCGGCTCGGCCGACGCGGCATCTTCCTGGCCGGGATCGTCGTGTTCACGCTGGGGTCCGTGGCGGCCGCGCTGTCCGGGTCCTCGGAGGCACTCATCGCGGCCCGGGCGCTCCAGGGGGTCGGCGCCGCCGCGATCCTGCCGCTGTCCCTGACGCTCCTGGCCGACGCCGTGCCGGACCACCGGCGTCCGCTCGCGATCGGAGTCTGGGGCGGCGTGTCCGGCCTCGGCATCGCGATCGGTCCGCTCGTCGGCGGTGCCGTGGTCGAGGGCGTGAACTGGGCGGCCATCTTCTGGCTGAACGTACCGGTCGCCGCCGTCGCGATCCCGCTCGTCCTCCGCGGCCTGAGGGCGACCAAGGGTCGGCGTCAGCGGCTCGACCTGCCCGGCCTGCTCCTGGCCGGCACGGGAATCCTCGTCGGGGTCTGGGCGATCGTCGACGCGAACGACGCGGGGTGGTCCTCGGTGCGCATCATCGCGATGCTGGCCGCCGCCGTCGTGCTCCTGGTCCTGTTCGTGCTGCGTCAGGCGCGCACGGACCACCCGCTCGTGCCCCTTCGGCTCTACCGGCTGCGGAGCTTCAGCGCGGCGAACGCCGCCGCGTTCACGTTCTCGCTCGGCATGTTCGGCGCGGTCTTCCTGCTCACGCAGTTCCTGCAGATCTCCCAGGGCTTCTCGCCCCTGGAGGCCGGCGTTCGCACGCTGCCGTGGACGGCGGCGCCGATGCTCGTCGCGCCGCTGGCCGGTGCTCTGGCAGGCCGCATCGGGGCACGGCCACTCGTGGTGACCGGCCTCGCCCTGCAGACCGTGGCCCTCGGGTGGATGGCATGGGGCATCCACACCGACCCGTCCGTCTACGCGGCGCTGGTGCCCGCGTTCGTGCTCGCCGGTCTCGGCATGGGCCTGACGTTCGCGCCCCTGTCCACCGCCGTGCTCGCCGAGGTGGCGCAGTCCGAACGGGCGACCGCCTCGAGCGTCAACTCGACCATGCGCGAGATCGGTGTGACGCTCGGCGTGGCCGTCCTGACCGCGGTCTTCCTCGGGGCGGGCGGCGGCTTCGAGCCCGATACCTATGCGAGCGGGCTGGTACCGGCGCTCGCCGTCGGAGCGGCAACGCTCGCCGTCGCCACCGGGGTGTCCATGTTCCTACCCCGCCACCGGCGCGGTTGA
- the truB gene encoding tRNA pseudouridine(55) synthase TruB: MIDGIVLVDKPDGLTSHDVVARVRRFAGTKKVGHAGTLDPMATGLLVLGVNRATRLLTYLVGADKTYLATIRLGQGTVSDDAEGEITATPGLPETDDEAVRSAVAGLTGAIDQVPSAVSAIKVDGKRSYARVRAGEDVDLPARPVTVHAFEVLARRPGVAADGTPVQDLDVEVRCSSGTYVRALARDLGAALDSAGHLTALRRTRVGDFDVAQAQTLTDLADDGVRALGMSEVARRTLPGRDLTDAETTELRYGRRVPPSGRDGVVAAFAPDGHVVALVTDRGEVARAVLVLDPA, translated from the coding sequence ATGATCGACGGGATCGTCCTCGTCGACAAGCCGGACGGTCTGACCTCCCACGATGTCGTCGCCCGGGTGCGAAGGTTCGCCGGCACGAAGAAGGTCGGGCACGCCGGCACGCTCGACCCGATGGCCACGGGCCTGCTGGTGCTGGGCGTCAACCGCGCCACCCGGCTGCTGACCTACCTGGTCGGGGCGGACAAGACGTACCTGGCCACGATCCGGCTGGGGCAGGGGACCGTCAGCGACGACGCCGAGGGCGAGATCACGGCGACCCCGGGCCTGCCCGAGACCGACGACGAGGCGGTGCGCTCCGCCGTCGCCGGCCTCACCGGTGCGATCGACCAGGTACCGAGCGCCGTCAGTGCGATCAAGGTCGACGGCAAGCGGTCCTACGCCCGGGTGCGGGCCGGTGAGGACGTGGACCTGCCGGCCCGGCCGGTCACCGTGCATGCCTTCGAGGTGCTCGCGCGGCGGCCCGGCGTCGCCGCCGACGGCACCCCCGTCCAGGATCTCGACGTCGAGGTGCGCTGCTCCAGCGGCACCTACGTGCGCGCGCTCGCGCGCGACCTCGGTGCCGCGCTGGACAGCGCCGGTCACCTCACGGCGCTGCGCCGGACCCGGGTCGGCGACTTCGACGTGGCGCAGGCGCAGACCCTGACGGACCTGGCCGACGACGGCGTCCGCGCCCTGGGGATGAGCGAGGTCGCCCGTCGGACCCTGCCGGGCCGTGACCTGACCGACGCCGAGACCACCGAACTGCGGTACGGGCGCCGCGTGCCGCCGTCGGGCCGTGACGGCGTGGTGGCCGCGTTCGCACCGGACGGACACGTGGTCGCGCTGGTCACCGACCGGGGCGAGGTCGCGCGTGCGGTGCTCGTACTCGACCCGGCCTGA